The following are from one region of the Corylus avellana chromosome ca1, CavTom2PMs-1.0 genome:
- the LOC132164107 gene encoding origin of replication complex subunit 4: protein MGRESAAEEALKLIRSRLCDPSFVFRAFSDSPESNYSKLKFIISSSVTEACNNSILLLGPRGSGKIAVLELVLKDLLLEYADMISVIRLNGLLHRDDNCAFKEIARQLCVEHQLIFSKMASFDDNSQFMIAMLRECGLAHKTIIFVLDEFDLFAQGKQRVLYSLLDAMQSVTSQAVVIGVSCRLDADQLLEKRVRSRFSHRKLLFLPPSQGDIERLLEHIFSLPIDSTLPHDYAVEFNAKLQNMLADDKFKQTINTHMNSDASVNDLLRFLFRAVSYMDSGSGLLSLEYFKTALSNIQRQPKLECIKDCSVLELYVLVCMKRLEVKEKNSYNFNAVMKEYKSIHDSFMTSDYYAQNVCLRAFEHLLHRELICFTDNRAYNQSVEFRPVKLLISFHELHQGLKSYRSCPAILLKLMDREA, encoded by the exons ATGGGACGAGAGAGTGCGGCGGAGGAAGCGCTAAAGCTTATCCGAAGCAGACTCTGTGACCCTAGTTTTGTCTTCAGGGCTTTTTCTGATTCTCCGGAGAGCAATTACAG CAAATTGAAGTTCATAATATCAAGTTCAGTCACCGAGGCATGCAACAACTCGATCCTGCTTCTTGGCCCCCGTGGTTCTGGGAAAATCGCg GTGCTGGAGCTTGTTCTCAAAGACTTGTTGCTGGAATATGCCGATATGATTTCAGTC ATAAGGTTGAATGGCCTTTTGCACCGTGATGACAATTGCGCTTTCAAG GAAATTGCTAGACAGTTATGTGTAGAGCATCAACTGATATTCTCAAAAATG GCATCATTTGATGATAACTCCCAATTCATGATAGCCATGTTAAG GGAGTGTGGATTAGCGcataaaacaattatttttgtgCTGGATGAGTTTGACCTGTTTGCTCAG GGAAAGCAACGAGTACTTTATAGTTTGCTAGATGCAATGCAATCAGTAACATCTCAAGCTGTTGTCATTGGTGTGAGTTGCCGACTG GATGCTGATCagcttttggaaaaaagagtAAGATCTCGTTTTTCACATAGAAAGCTTCTGTTTCTTCCTCCCTCTCAGGGAGACATAGAGAG ATTGTTGGAGCACATTTTCTCATTGCCAATAGACTCAACCCTTCCTCATGACTATGCTGTTGAATTTAATGCTAAACTTCAA AATATGTTAGCAGATGATAAATTCAAACAAACTATTAATACACATATGAATTCTGATGCCTCTGTGAACGACCTGTTGAGGTTTCT ATTTCGGGCTGTTTCTTATATGGATTCGGGATCTGGGCTCCTATCACTTGAGTATTTCAAAACTGCTCTCTCAAATATCCAAAGACAGCCAAAGTTGGAATGTATAAAAG ATTGCTCAGTCTTGGAACTTTATGTTCTGGTATGCATGAAGAGGTTGGAAGTTAAAGAGAAAAATTCATACAACTTTAATGCTGTAATGAAAG AGTACAAGAGCATACATGATTCTTTCATGACGTCTGATTATTATGCACAAAATGTGTGCTTACGG GCATTTGAACACCTTCTTCATCGTGAATTAATCTGTTTTACAGACAATAGAGCATATAATCAATCTGTTGAATTTCGTCCAGTGAAGCTTCTAATCTCATTCCATGAACTACATCAGGGGCTAAAATCATATCGTTCCTGTCCT GCCATTCTTCTTAAGTTAATGGATCGCGAAGCTTAG